The Vulpes vulpes isolate BD-2025 chromosome 10, VulVul3, whole genome shotgun sequence genome has a window encoding:
- the LOC140594100 gene encoding uncharacterized protein: MGSERFRAPAACGLRPIAAAGARVPGRACPAPGPRWAAPPSGAGALAGRVSPGALVAGGGIGAAPLERRMRVRLSVLPGLRRGRHGPPGLVVTFAFLSRTDVTAPGTVRPAEEVQSALFRLRCTKAQWPWAAGRRGQAGPRTAEDCAPASAVGFLSERRETAATTCTHAPLLVQACADWVPVILLGLRMRRDFGGGRSLRGEAGEHVSWEA; the protein is encoded by the exons ATGGGGAGCGAGCGGTTCCGAGCGCCGGCAGCGTGCGGCCTGCGCCCAATTGCGGCGGCCGGCGCGCGTGTCCCGGGCCGCGCGTGCCCCGCTCCTGGGCCGCGCTGGGCTGCGCCGCCCTCCGGGGCCGGGGCGCTGGCAGGCCGAGTGTCCCCAGGGGCCCTGGTGGCCGGGGGCGGGATAGGGGCAG cTCCTCTTGAACGCAGGATGCGCGTCCGTCTGTCCGTCCTTCCGGGCCTGAGACGAGGTCGCCACGGACCCCCAGGACTAGTTGTAACTTTCGCCTTCCTCTCCCGCACTGACGTCACGGCCCCAGGAACAGTCCGACCTGCAGAGGAG GTCCAGTCGGCTTTGTTCCGGCTCCGGTGCACCAAGGCGCAGTGGCCGTGGGCCGCGGGACGGCGCGGCCAGGCCGGGCCCCGGACCGCGGAGGATTGCGCCCCCGCCTCTGCCGTCGGCTTCCTCAGCGAGCGGCGTGAGACGGCAGCGACCACCTGCACACACGCACCGCTCCTCGTTCAGGCGTGTGCTGACTGGGTACCAGTCATTCTGCTGGGCCTGAGGATGAGGAGGGACTTTGGGGGGGGCCGCAGTctgcggggggaggcgggggaacACGTGAGCTGGGAGGCATGA